GGATTATCGCAAAGGCGACGGGCCTGACGATGGACCAGGTGCGCAGGGGTTGGTCCGAAAATAAGTATGAAGTAAGAATGGACCAGGGACTCCTCGCACTTATGGAAGCCGAGGCGCATTGGATGATCAGGAACAATCTGACCTCGAAGCGGAAGATGCCGAACTTTCTCGATTTGATCGACGTAAGGGCAATGAAAGCGGTGAAGCCCGAAGCAATAGGGATCATTCACCGGGAGAGCGATCGCCATTAAAAGAAGGAGTGACGGAGGGATCGAATATTGAAAAAGGGCATATTCACCCGGACCGGTACGGCGGCAGTTGTCTGCGGGCTGCTTCTTTTCGTGATCTTGACGGGTAATCCGGGGGCGGAGCCTCTTAGGGTCGGCGTTGCCATGGACATTAAGACCGCCCTCGTTCGTATCGCGCATGGACAAGGATTTTTCAAGAAGCAGGGTATCGATGTAGTGCTCAAGGAATACGAGTCAGGGGCTATGGCAATCGACGATCTGACGGCGGATAAGCTCGATTGGCTGACTGCCGCGGAATTCGTCTTTGTGGTGCAGAATGCCAGGCATCGCGATTTGAGAATGGCGGCCACCATCGGCATGGCAGCGGACATTGAGCTGATGATACGAAAAGATCACGCGATCGCCCGTCCTGCGGACCTGAAAGGGAAGCGGGTCGCCATCAACCGGGGCAGCATGCCTGAGTTCTTTTTCTATACCTACCTCATCTATAATCGCATTCCCATTGGTAGCGTGCGGATCGTCAACCTTGCCCCTTCGGAAATGGTGAAACAGATGAGACAGGGAACGATCGACGCGGCGGTCTGCTGGCCGCCTTATACCACAACGATGGTGAAGCAACTGGGCCCGAAGGTTGCGCGCTGGCCGGTACAGGGCGGGCAGGAATATTATTTTACCCTCATTGCAAAGGAAGGATTTCTCAAGAAGGAGCCGAAACGGACCGAGCGGTTCATGGCCGCCCTCGCAGAAGCCGAGAGTTTTCTGTTGAAGTATCCGGATAAAGCCAAAGCCGTCCTGCGCGATATTTTAAAGCAAGACGCGGAGGGGTTCCTCGAAAACTGGTCCCGCACGTTCTTTCAGCTCCAGTTGACTCAGGACCTGCTCGTTCTCATGGAGCGAGAGGCAAAGTGGGCGATGCGCAACAACCTGCTCGAAAAAGGAGAGATACCTAATTATCTCGATTTTATCTATTTCGACGCCCTGGATAAAGTGAAACCCCAGGCGGT
The DNA window shown above is from Syntrophorhabdaceae bacterium and carries:
- a CDS encoding ABC transporter substrate-binding protein, giving the protein MKKGIFTRTGTAAVVCGLLLFVILTGNPGAEPLRVGVAMDIKTALVRIAHGQGFFKKQGIDVVLKEYESGAMAIDDLTADKLDWLTAAEFVFVVQNARHRDLRMAATIGMAADIELMIRKDHAIARPADLKGKRVAINRGSMPEFFFYTYLIYNRIPIGSVRIVNLAPSEMVKQMRQGTIDAAVCWPPYTTTMVKQLGPKVARWPVQGGQEYYFTLIAKEGFLKKEPKRTERFMAALAEAESFLLKYPDKAKAVLRDILKQDAEGFLENWSRTFFQLQLTQDLLVLMEREAKWAMRNNLLEKGEIPNYLDFIYFDALDKVKPQAVSIVH